In the Limanda limanda chromosome 10, fLimLim1.1, whole genome shotgun sequence genome, one interval contains:
- the LOC133012100 gene encoding protocadherin gamma-A1-like has translation MALENNPPSCVKWRLYCRPVMLFLLFLWCFGHIVSGQIRYTIPEEMKKGSVIGNVAQDLGLDVQRLRSGRARIVTGQSIQYTELKTDKGILVVNERIDREQLCGDVTPCSFSFEVILENPMELHRITVEITDINDNSPTFANDEITFEISESAALGSRFLLASAEDADAGSNALQKYILSANDIFNLKQHSSPDGRKYAEMILQKPLDRETEPKISLRLIAVDGGTPHRSGTVNIYITVLDINDNPPVFNQSLYRAAVHENASKGTYIATVNASDADSGSNGQVTYRFSNMKAQLADIFHLDSTTGTIILSGQVDYERDKKYEIMIEAMDQGGLTDSSKVLIEIIDVNDNAPVINVMSFSSPVPEDSPVGTTVAIINVIDADSEQNGHIICTTDRSLPFKIKSTLTNYYALLTESRFDREVVPEYNITVRAADSGSPSLSTTTILRLKISDVNDNAPSFDQISYIAHVAENNSPGMSIFSVKARDIDWNQNARISYFLEETQISGNPTSSYVSVNSETGVIHAVRSFDYEQIKDLQLVVKAQDGGSPPLSSNVTVKIVIQDQNDNPPQVLYPVQTGGSLVAELVPRSADVGYLVTKVVAVDVDSGQNAWLSYKLQKATDRALFEVGSQNGEIRTIRQVTDKDAVKQRLSVIVEDNGQPSRSATVVVNVAVADSFPEVLSEFTDFTHDKEYNDNLTFYLVLALAVVSFLFITCVVVIISVKIYRWRQSRVLYHSNLPVIPYYPPRYSDTLGTGTLQHVYNYEVCRTTDSRKSDCKFSGAGSQNVLIMDPSATGTMQRIQSEKSILDEPDSPLEVS, from the coding sequence AATGCTTTTTCTGCTGTTCCTGTGGTGTTTCGGTCACATCGTATCCGGCCAAATAAGGTATACAATTCCAGAGGAGATGAAAAAAGGCTCAGTTATTGGTAATGTAGCTCAAGACCTTGGATTAGATGTGCAAAGGCTCCGTTCTGGCCGTGCCCGTATCGTGACCGGACAAAGCATCCAGTACACcgagctgaaaacagacaaaggCATCCTAGTCGTGAACGAGAGAATAGACCGAGAGCAGCTCTGTGGTGACGTGACACCGTGCAGCTTCAGCTTTGaggttattttagaaaatcCGATGGAGCTGCACCGAATAACAGTGGAAATAACTGACATAAATGATAACTCTCCTACCTTTGCAAACGATGAAATCACATTTGAAATAAGTGAGTCAGCTGCACTGGGGTCGCGCTTTTTATTAGCTAGTGCGGAGGACGCAGATGCGGGCAGTAACGCTCTGCAGAAATATATTCTATCTGCCAATGACATATTTAATTTGAAGCAACACTCAAGTCCGGATGGTCGAAAATATGCCGAGATGATTTTACAAAAACCATTAGACAGAGAAACCGAGCCAAAAATATCCCTGAGGCTCATCGCTGTTGATGGTGGAACTCCGCATAGATCCGgtacagtaaatatatatattacagtGCTTGATATTAATGATAATCCCCCCGTATTTAACCAGTCTCTATACAGGGCTGCTGTTCATGAAAATGCTTCAAAAGGCACCTATATCGCCACAGTGAATGCAAGTGATGCAGACAGTGGATCAAACGGTCAGGTAACATATAGGTTTTCAAATATGAAAGCGCAGCTGGCAGACATATTTCATTTAGACAGCACAACAGGAACCATTATTCTGTCAGGGCAAGTGGATTATGAAAGAGATAAGAAATACGAAATTATGATTGAGGCTATGGACCAAGGAGGTTTGACAGATTCCAGCAAGGTGCTGATCGAGATTATAGACGTAAATGATAACGCACCTGTCATAAATGTGATGTCATTCTCTAGCCCAGTGCCGGAGGATTCTCCCGTGGGCACCACAGTTGCAATAATTAATGTGATTGACGCAGACTCAGAACAAAATGGTCACATTATTTGCACAACAGACAGAAGCCtcccttttaaaataaaatcaacattaACGAATTACTATGCATTATTAACGGAGTCACGTTTTGACAGAGAAGTTGTGCCAGAGTACAACATAACTGTTAGGGCGGCCGATTCAGGATCACCATCTTTGTCAACTACAACAATATTACGGTTGAAAATCTCTGACGTGAATGACAACGCCCCGTCATTTGATCAAATTAGCTACATTGCTCACGTGGCAGAAAACAATTCCCCTGGAATGTCTATATTTTCCGTGAAGGCACGAGATATTGATTGGAATCAAAACGCCAGAATTTCGTATTTTCTAGAGGAAACACAGATCAGTGGGAATCCAACCTCGTCCTACGTCTCCGTTAACAGTGAAACTGGAGTTATTCATGCAGTGCGCTCGTTTGATTATGAGCAAATTAAAGATCTTCAGCTAGTGGTGAAAGCTCAAGATGGAGGCTCTCCTCCACTCAGTAGCAACGTGACTGTGAAAATAGTGATCCAGGACCAGAACGATAACCCCCCTCAGGTTCTGTACCCAGTCCAGACTGGTGGCTCTCTGGTGGCTGAACTGGTGCCTCGTTCAGCAGATGTGGGCTATCTGGTCACTAAAGTGGTGGCTGTTGATGTGGACTCTGGACAGAATGCCTGGCTCTCCTATAAACTGCAGAAAGCCACAGACAGGGCGCTGTTTGAAGTGGGCTCACAGAATGGAGAAATAAGAACGATCCGCCAAGTCACTGATAAAGACGCAGTGAAACAAAGACTGAGTGTTATAGTGGAGGACAACGGGCAGCCCTCTCGTTCAGCTACGGTCGTTGTTAACGTGGCGGTGGCGGACAGCTTCCCGGAAGTGCTGTCGGAGTTCACTGACTTTACGCACGACAAGGAGTACAACGACAACCTGACTTTTTACTTAGTTTTGGCTCTGGCTgtagtttccttcctcttcatcacgtgtGTAGTGGTTATAATCTCAGTGAAAATCTACAGATGGAGACAGTCTCGCGTCCTGTATCACTCCAACCTCCCTGTGATTCCATATTATCCACCACGTTACTCAGACACTTTGGGGACAGGGACTCTCCAACACGTGTACAATTACGAGGTGTGCAGGACGACTGACTCCAGAAAGAGTGACTGTAAGTTCAGCGGAGCTGGTAGTCAGAACGTGCTGATCATGGACCCCAGTGCTACAGGGACGATGCAGCGGATACAGAGTGAAAAGAGCATCCTGGATGAACCAGACTCTCCTCTAGAGGTTAGTTAA